Proteins encoded together in one Quercus lobata isolate SW786 chromosome 3, ValleyOak3.0 Primary Assembly, whole genome shotgun sequence window:
- the LOC115981619 gene encoding probable linoleate 9S-lipoxygenase 5: protein MFHSKDLSLTPMKSFAGTSCGVNRPIYTVKSSIKGRDQTTTSVTSRPLFFTMKWHGFSCSKSAGLTRSRSLSVSSTAEKKGQTPSRGVPVSKGAKSSHNILEVFNESKNSKVKGTVVLMKKNVLDFNDFHASFLDRLHEFLGQKVSLQLISAVNGDPENGLQGKLGEPAYLEDWITTITPLTAGESAFKVTFDWDNEMEVPGAILIRNNHHSEFYLNSITLEDVPGQGRIHFPCNSWVYPADKYKKDRIFFSNKTYLPSETPTPLRKYRDEELVNLRGDGKGELKEWDRVYDYAYYNDLGNPDKGPEHVRPVLGGSSEYPYPRRGRTGRPPTETDRNTESRLNPLLSINIYVPRDERFGHLKMSDFVAYALKGIAQFLKPELEDAFSNNEFESLEDILKLYEGGIKVPSGLLENIRKNIPAEMLKEIFRTDGEELLKYPVPQVIKEDSSAWKTDEEFAREMLAGVNPVTICRLQEFPPTSKLDSKVYGYQTSAITKEHIEKYLNGLSIDEAIKSNKLFILDHHDTLMPYLSRINKTSTKIYASRTILFLNEDGTLKPLAIELSLPHPDGDQFGAISKVYTPAEEGVQNFIWQLAKSYVVVNDSGYHQLMSHWLNTHAAIEPFVIATNRQLSVLHPIYKLLHPHFRDTMNVNALARQVLINANGALESTVFPRKYSMEMSSKVYKNWVFPEQALPADLVKRGMAVKDVNSPHGLRLLIEDYPYAVDGLEIWSAIKTWVEDYCSFYYKTDDMVRDDSELQYWWKELREEGHGDKKDEPWWPKMQTREELIETCTTIIWIASALHAAINFGQYPYGGYPPNRPAMSRHFMPEEGTSDYEELKSHPEKALLKIFTSQFESVLGISLVEILSRHSSDEIFLGQRDSLDWTSDTEPIEAFKRFGKNLKEVEDRITKRNKDEKLKNRVGPVKMPYTLLCPTSEEGLTFKGIPNSVSI from the exons ATGTTTCACTCCAAAGATCTGAGTCTGACTCCCATGAAGTCCTTTGCAGGAACTTCATGTGGGGTTAACAGGCCAATCTACACGGTCAAATCATCAATCAAGGGTCGAGATCAAACTACTACATCAGTAACTAGTAGACCCTTATTTTTTACCATGAAGTGGCATGGTTTTTCATGCAGCAAGAGTGCTGGGTTGACGAGATCTCGATCACTGAGTGTCTCTTCAACAGCTGAGAAGAAGGGCCAAACTCCATCACGAGGAGTCCCAGTGTCCAAAGGAGCCAAATCCTCACACAACATCTTGGAGGTTTTCAATGAGAGCAAGAACTCGAAGGTCAAGGGGACTGTGGTGTTGATGAAGAAGAACGTTTTGGACTTCAACGACTTTCATGCTTCGTTTCTTGATCGTCTGCATGAATTTTTAGGCCAAAAGGTCTCTCTGCAGCTCATTAGTGCTGTCAATGGTGACCCAG aaaacgGGTTGCAAGGAAAACTTGGAGAGCCAGCATATTTGGAAGATTGGATTACTACAATCACCCCCTTAACCGCAGGCGAGTCTGCTTTCAAGGTTACCTTTGATTGGGACAATGAGATGGAAGTTCCGGGGGCAATTTTGATAAGAAATAATCATCATAGTGAGTTCTACCTCAATAGTATCACACTTGAAGATGTTCCAGGACAAGGTCGGATCCATTTTCCTTGCAATTCATGGGTTTACCCTGCAGACAAATACAAGAAAGACCGCATTTTCTTCTCTAACAAG ACATATCTTCCAAGTGAAACTCCAACACCACTGCGCAAGTACAGAGATGAAGAACTTGTAAATTTGAGAGGAGATGGAAAGGGAGAGCTAAAAGAATGGGACAGAGTCTATGACTATGCTTACTACAATGATTTGGGGAATCCTGATAAGGGTCCAGAACATGTACGTCCAGTTCTTGGAGGATCTAGTGAGTACCCCTATCCACGCAGGGGAAGAACTGGGCGACCACCGACCGAGACTG ATCGTAACACTGAGAGTAGGCTGAACCCTCTTCTTAGCATAAACATCTATGTCCCCAGAGATGAAAGATTTGGACACTTGAAGATGTCAGACTTCGTTGCTTATGCACTGAAAGGCATTGCTCAGTTCCTTAAACCTGAGCTAGAAGATGCATTTAGTAACAATGAGTTTGAAAGCTTAGAAGATATACTCAAGCTCTATGAAGGAGGAATCAAGGTGCCCAGTGGTTTACTTGAGAATATTAGGAAGAACATCCCTGCAGAGATGCTGAAGGAAATCTTCCGAACTGATGGTGAAGAACTCCTTAAATATCCAGTGCCTCAAGTGATTAAAG AGGATAGCTCTGCTTGGAAGACTGATGAAGAATTTGCAAGAGAAATGCTAGCTGGAGTAAACCCTGTCACCATCTGTCGTCTCCAA GAATTCCCCCCAACAAGCAAGTTGGATAGTAAAGTATATGGTTATCAAACCAGTGCCATAACCAAAGAGCACATCGAGAAATACTTAAATGGGCTCTCCATAGATGAG GCAATCAAGAGCAACAAGCTATTCATACTAGATCATCATGATACACTAATGCCATACCTGAGTAGGATAAACAAGACTTCCACAAAGATCTACGCCAGCAGGACAATCCTTTTTTTGAATGAGGATGGGACTTTGAAGCCATTAGCAATTGAATTGAGCTTGCCCCATCCTGATGGAGATCAGTTTGGAGCCATTAGCAAAGTATATACCCCAGCTGAAGAAGGTGTCCAAAATTTCATTTGGCAACTGGCTAAATCTTATGTCGTAGTGAATGACTCCGGTTATCACCAGCTCATGAGTCACTG GTTAAATACCCATGCAGCAATTGAGCCATTTGTGATAGCAACCAATAGGCAGTTGAGCGTGCTTCACCCAATTTATAAACTGTTACATCCTCACTTCCGTGACACCATGAATGTAAATGCATTGGCCCGACAGGTCCTCATTAATGCTAATGGTGCCCTGGAGTCAACAGTATTTCCAAGAAAGTATTCTATGGAGATGTCatcaaaagtttataaaaacTGGGTTTTTCCTGAACAAGCACTCCCTGCTGATCTCGTCAAGAG AGGAATGGCAGTTAAGGATGTGAATTCCCCACATGGTCTGCGCCTACTGATAGAGGATTACCCGTATGCTGTTGATGGGCTGGAAATCTGGTCAGCAATCAAAACATGGGTTGAAGACTACTGCTCCTTCTATTACAAGACTGATGACATGGTCCGAGATGACTCTGAACTCCAGTACTGGTGGAAGGAACTGAGAGAGGAGGGTCATGGTGACAAAAAAGATGAGCCCTGGTGGCCTAAAATGCAGACTCGAGAAGAGCTAATCGAAACATGCACTACTATCATATGGATTGCTTCAGCCCTCCATGCAGCTATCAACTTTGGACAGTATCCTTATGGAGGTTACCCCCCAAACCGCCCAGCAATGAGCCGTCACTTCATGCCGGAAGAAGGCACTTCTGACTATGAGGAGCTTAAGTCTCACCCTGAAAAAGCTCTCCTGAAAATATTTACTTCCCAGTTTGAGTCTGTTCTCGGCATTTCCCTTGTAGAAATCTTGTCAAGGCACTCATCTGATGAGATTTTTCTTGGACAAAGAGACAGTCTTGACTGGACCTCAGACACAGAACCAATAGAAGCCTTTAAAAGATTTGGAAAGAACCTGAAAGAAGTTGAGGATAGAATAACGAAGAGGAACAAGGATGAGAAATTAAAGAACCGTGTTGGTCCAGTGAAGATGCCATACACTTTGCTCTGTCCTACCAGTGAAGAAGGACTTACTTTCAAGGGAATTCCCAACAGCGTCTCAATCTAA